A single genomic interval of Perca fluviatilis chromosome 19, GENO_Pfluv_1.0, whole genome shotgun sequence harbors:
- the itsn1 gene encoding intersectin-1 isoform X6, with product MAQFPTTFPGPDVFLISVDERAKHDQQFLSLSPTAGGYITGDQARNFFLQSGLPPPILAQIWALADMNSDGRMDIHEFSIAMKLIKLKLQGHPLPPALPPSMKQPALTLPPQSGFGMPPMPPISAPLSGVPPLPLPPLPVGVSPPLVSSAAPPLPPPLANGAPPTGIMQPISGFSHPAPSVNKSSSFNRSSTKLQKGPSVDIASVQPPPDWAVPQSSRLKYRQLFNSHDKMMSGHLTGPQARTILMQSSLPQGQLATIWSLSDIDQDGKLTAEEFILAMHLIDMAMSGLPLPPVLPPDYLPPTFRRVRSDSVQSDQKSVQEELEEEAESSQDKKLPVTFEDKKRENFERGNLELEKRRQALQEQQRKEQERLAALEREEQERKERERLENERRRQHELERQLERQRELERQREEERRKEIERREAAKRELERQRQLEWERQRRQELLTQRNREQESIVLLKARKKTLEFELEALNDKKSQLEGKLKDVRFRLSAQRREVEQTNQTRETRIAEITLLQQQLQDSQQWLGRLIPDKQSLNDQLKQVQQNSLHRDSLSSLQKAVEQKETSRQQLREQLDAVERETRAKLLEIDAFNTQLKELREIHSRQQRQRQRELEGDTPTLTHTHPHLHTPIERKSAELQDSRLSSEEAVAWRDEAASSAPSAPSPPSISVPHAWLNRVTQEEEERKRRGVEEEEEEEEGQKGAGSAEEKEDEGRGKKDMQEKLSKLFSQPADPWASTVEKAPVPSLFDQKAPVTSFDQHQQPVKVVYYRALYPFDARSHDEISIAPGDVIMVKGEWVDESQTGEPGWLGGELRGRTGWFPANYAERIPDSEAPISLRATASATPPSAKQPLSTPPPAPGQTSSSTSSANSNWADFSTTWPTNTASQSDSEGWDAWPTSSTSQNPSLSVPSAQLRQRSAFTPATLRTGSSPSPVLGQGEKVEGLQAQALYPWRAKKDNHLNFNKNEIITVLEQQDMWWLGELQTGQRGWFPKSYVKLISATMTPPPGPTARSKNTSESGVSESPPNGKRPSPSPTKPSESGEEYVAMYTYESSEQGDLSFQQGDVVMVTRKEGDWWTGMVGGKTGVFPSNYVKPRDSASESFGPAGKTGSLGKKPEIAQVIAPYSATGAEQLTLAPGQLILIRKKNPGGWWEGELQARGKKRQIGWFPANYVKLLSPSTSKTTPTEPTPPKLAPASTGTHTAVCQVIGMYDYVAQNDDELAFLKGQVITVLNKDDCDWWKGELNGREGLFPSNYVKLTTDTDPSTQ from the exons GATGTGTTTCTAATCTCAGTGGATGAGAGAGCCAAACATGATCAGCAGTTTCTCAGCCTCTCTCCGACTGCCGGGGGTTACATTACAg GCGACCAAGCCAGGAACTTCTTCCTTCAATCAGGTCTGCCCCCTCCCATCCTGGCTCAAATCTG GGCTCTGGCTGATATGAACAGTGACGGTCGCATGGACATCCACGAGTTCTCCATCGCCATGAAACTCATCAAGCTGAAACTCCAGGGTCACCCTCTGCCCCCCGCTCTTCCTCCCAGTATGAAACAACCCGCACTGACTTTACCCCCACAGAGTGGCTTTG GCATGCCGCCCATGCCTCCCATCTCGGCTCCTCTGTCAGGCGTGCCTCCACTCCCCCTGCCACCTCTCCCTGTCGGAGTGTCTCCCCCACTCGTCTCGTCTGCCGCGCCTCCCCTCCCCCCGCCCCTCGCCAACGGAGCTCCTCCCACAGGCATAATGCAGCCAATCTCAGGCTTCTCCCACCCAG CTCCCTCTGTCAACAAGTCTTCTTCGTTTAATCGTTCCAGTACCAAGTTGCAGAAGGGGCCGTCCGTGGATATTGCTAG TGTTCAGCCCCCGCCTGATTGGGCTGTTCCTCAGTCCTCCAGGCTGAAGTACAGACAGCTTTTTAACTCCCATGACAAGATGATGAGTGGACACCTCACAG GTCCCCAGGCTCGCACTATCCTGATGCAGTCCAGTCTTCCTCAGGGACAGCTGGCCACGATATG gAGTCTATCAGATATCGACCAGGATGGAAAGCTAACAGCTGAGGAATTTATCTTAGCCATGCACCTCATAGATATGGCTATGTCAGGGCTACCGCTCCCCCCGGTGTTACCGCCAGATTACCTCCCACCCACATTCAG GCGTGTGCGAAGTGACAGTGTTCAGTCGGACCAGAAGAGCGTCCAGGAGGAGTTAGAGGAGGAGGCGGAGAGCAGCCAGGACAAGAAATTACCAG TGACGTTTGAGGATAAGAAGAGGGAGAACTTTGAGCGAGGAAACCTGGAGTTGGAGAAGAGACGTCAGGCTCTGCAGGAGCAGCAGAGGAAAGAGCAGGAGAGGCTGGCAGCgctggagagagaggagcaggagagaaaG GAGCGTGAGCGTCTGGAGAATGAGAGGAGACGACAACACGAACTCGAAAGACAactggagagacagagagagctggagaggcagagagaagaggagagacgcaaagagatagagaggagagag GCTGCTAAGCGTGAATTAGAGCGCCAGCGTCAGTTGGAGTGGGAGCGTCAGCGTCGCCAGGAGCTTCTGACTCAAAGAAACCGAGAGCAGGAGAGTATCGTGCTGCTCAAAGCCAGGAAGAAGACCCTGGAGTTTGAACTGGAGGCTCTG AATGATAAGAAGTCCCAATTGGAGGGCAAGCTGAAGGATGTTCGGTTTCGTCTGTCAGCTCAGCGGAGAGAGGTGGAGCAGACCAATCAGACCAGAGAAACGCGCATTGCTGAAATCACCCTGCtacaacagcagctgcag GACTCCCAGCAGTGGTTGGGGAGGCTAATTCCTGATAAACAGAGTCTCAATGACCAGCTGAAACAGGTTCAACAGAACAGTCTGCATC GTGACAGTCTATCGTCCCTGCAAAAGGCTGTGGAGCAGAAGGAGACCAGCAGACAGCAGCTCAGAGAACAGCTGGATgctgtggagagagagacaagggcCAAACTGCTGGAAATAGACGCTTTCAACACCCAGCTGAAG GAGCTGAGGGAAATCCACAGCCGGCagcagaggcagagacagagggagctGGAAGGAGACACacccacactgacacacacacaccctcacttACACACCCCGATCGAGAGGAAGTCTGCTGAACTACAGGACAGCAG gTTGTCATCGGAGGAAGCCGTGGCCTGGAGGGATGAAGCAGCCAGCTCCGCCCCCAGCGCTCCTagccctccctccatctctgtaCCACATGCCTGGCTAAACAGAGTGActcaggaagaggaggagaggaagaggagaggggtggaggaggaagaggaggaggaggagggccagAAAGGGGCAGGATCAGCAGAAGAGAAGGAGGATGAGGGGAGAGGCAAGAAGGACATGCAGGAGAAACTGAGCAAGCTGTTCAGCCAGCCGGCCGACCCCTGGGCCTCAACAG TAGAGAAGGCTCCGGTACCCAGTCTGTTTGACCAGAAGGCACCAGTCACTAGCTTTGACCAGCATCAGCAGCCAGTGAAGGTGGTCTACTACAGGGCTCTATATCCATTTGATGCTCGCAGCCATGATGAGATTAGTATCGCTCCCGGAGATGTAATCATG GTGAAGGGGGAATGG GTGGATGAATCCCAAACAGGTGAACCCGGTTGGCTGGGAGGAGAGCTGAGGGGCCGTACCGGCTGGTTCCCAGCTAATTACGCTGAACGGATACCCGACAGTGAAGCACCAATCAGCCTGCGTGCTACAGCCTCAGCCACACCCCCGTCAGCCAAGCAGCCGTTATCCACGCCTCCCCCCGCACCTGGACAGACCTCCTCCTCCACGTCCTCCGCCAACAGTAACTGGGCTGACTTCAGCACCAC GTGGCCCACCAACACAGCCAGTCAGTCAGACAGCGAGGGATGGGACGCGTGGCCGACCTCTTCAACCAGTCAGAATCCTTCGCTCAGTGTTCCCTCAGCGCAGCTACGGCAACGCTCTGCCTTCACACCTGCTACCCTCAGGACGggctcctctccttctcctgtgcTGGGACAG GGGGAGAAGGTCGAGGGTCTCCAGGCTCAGGCCTTGTATCCCTGGAGAGCGAAGAAGGACAACCACCTCAACTTCAACAAAAATGAG ATAATAACCGTGTTGGAGCAGCAGGACATGTGGTGGCTAGGTGAACTGCAGACCGGACAGAGAGGCTGGTTCCCCAAAAGTTACGTCAAGCTAATCTCCGCCACCATGACGCCTCCCCCTGGTCCCACAGCACGCAGCAAAAACACTAG TGAGTCTGGAGTATCAGAAAGCCCACCCAATGGAAAACGCCCCTCCCCTTCCCCAACAAAACCTTCCGAGTCTGGAGAAG AGTACGTGGCCATGTACACCTACGAGAGCAGTGAACAGGGGGACCTGAGTTTCCAGCAAGGAGACGTCGTCATGGTGACCAGGAAAGAAGGGGACTGGTGGACGGGCATGGTCGGGGGCAAGACTGGAGTCTTCCCTTCCAATTATGTCAAGCCACGAGACTCGGCCTCAGAG TCTTTCGGACCAGCAGGGAAGACGGGCAGCCTGGGAAAGAAACCAG AGATCGCTCAGGTGATCGCCCCCTACAGTGCTACCGGCGCAGAGCAGCTGACCTTAGCTCCAGGACAGCTCATCCTCATCAGAAAAAAGAACCCGGGGGGCTGGTGGGAGGGTGAGCTCCAG gCCCGGGGGAAGAAGCGCCAGATAGGTTGGTTTCCGGCCAACtatgtgaagctgctcagtcCCAGCACCAGCAAGACGACGCCCACAGAGCCCACCCCTCCAAAACTGGCTCCTGCCAGCACAGGTACTCATACAG CTGTGTGTCAGGTGATCGGCATGTACGACTACGTGGCCCAGAACGACGACGAGCTGGCCTTCCTGAAGGGTCAGGTGATCACGGTGCTCAAcaaagacgactgtgattggtggaAAGGAGAGCTCAACGGGCGGGAGGGTCTGTTTCCCAGCAACTACGTCAAACTCACCACGGATACCGACCCAAGCACGCAGT GA
- the itsn1 gene encoding intersectin-1 isoform X1, which translates to MAQFPTTFPGPDVFLISVDERAKHDQQFLSLSPTAGGYITGDQARNFFLQSGLPPPILAQIWALADMNSDGRMDIHEFSIAMKLIKLKLQGHPLPPALPPSMKQPALTLPPQSGFGMPPMPPISAPLSGVPPLPLPPLPVGVSPPLVSSAAPPLPPPLANGAPPTGIMQPISGFSHPAPSVNKSSSFNRSSTKLQKGPSVDIASVQPPPDWAVPQSSRLKYRQLFNSHDKMMSGHLTGPQARTILMQSSLPQGQLATIWSLSDIDQDGKLTAEEFILAMHLIDMAMSGLPLPPVLPPDYLPPTFRRVRSDSVQSDQKSVQEELEEEAESSQDKKLPVTFEDKKRENFERGNLELEKRRQALQEQQRKEQERLAALEREEQERKERERLENERRRQHELERQLERQRELERQREEERRKEIERREAAKRELERQRQLEWERQRRQELLTQRNREQESIVLLKARKKTLEFELEALNDKKSQLEGKLKDVRFRLSAQRREVEQTNQTRETRIAEITLLQQQLQDSQQWLGRLIPDKQSLNDQLKQVQQNSLHRDSLSSLQKAVEQKETSRQQLREQLDAVERETRAKLLEIDAFNTQLKSLCEFYANHCARIEALRRQLHEEQRGRQELREIHSRQQRQRQRELEGDTPTLTHTHPHLHTPIERKSAELQDSRLSSEEAVAWRDEAASSAPSAPSPPSISVPHAWLNRVTQEEEERKRRGVEEEEEEEEGQKGAGSAEEKEDEGRGKKDMQEKLSKLFSQPADPWASTVEKAPVPSLFDQKAPVTSFDQHQQPVKVVYYRALYPFDARSHDEISIAPGDVIMVKGEWVDESQTGEPGWLGGELRGRTGWFPANYAERIPDSEAPISLRATASATPPSAKQPLSTPPPAPGQTSSSTSSANSNWADFSTTWPTNTASQSDSEGWDAWPTSSTSQNPSLSVPSAQLRQRSAFTPATLRTGSSPSPVLGQGEKVEGLQAQALYPWRAKKDNHLNFNKNEIITVLEQQDMWWLGELQTGQRGWFPKSYVKLISATMTPPPGPTARSKNTSESGVSESPPNGKRPSPSPTKPSESGEEYVAMYTYESSEQGDLSFQQGDVVMVTRKEGDWWTGMVGGKTGVFPSNYVKPRDSASESFGPAGKTGSLGKKPEIAQVIAPYSATGAEQLTLAPGQLILIRKKNPGGWWEGELQARGKKRQIGWFPANYVKLLSPSTSKTTPTEPTPPKLAPASTGTHTAVCQVIGMYDYVAQNDDELAFLKGQVITVLNKDDCDWWKGELNGREGLFPSNYVKLTTDTDPSTQ; encoded by the exons GATGTGTTTCTAATCTCAGTGGATGAGAGAGCCAAACATGATCAGCAGTTTCTCAGCCTCTCTCCGACTGCCGGGGGTTACATTACAg GCGACCAAGCCAGGAACTTCTTCCTTCAATCAGGTCTGCCCCCTCCCATCCTGGCTCAAATCTG GGCTCTGGCTGATATGAACAGTGACGGTCGCATGGACATCCACGAGTTCTCCATCGCCATGAAACTCATCAAGCTGAAACTCCAGGGTCACCCTCTGCCCCCCGCTCTTCCTCCCAGTATGAAACAACCCGCACTGACTTTACCCCCACAGAGTGGCTTTG GCATGCCGCCCATGCCTCCCATCTCGGCTCCTCTGTCAGGCGTGCCTCCACTCCCCCTGCCACCTCTCCCTGTCGGAGTGTCTCCCCCACTCGTCTCGTCTGCCGCGCCTCCCCTCCCCCCGCCCCTCGCCAACGGAGCTCCTCCCACAGGCATAATGCAGCCAATCTCAGGCTTCTCCCACCCAG CTCCCTCTGTCAACAAGTCTTCTTCGTTTAATCGTTCCAGTACCAAGTTGCAGAAGGGGCCGTCCGTGGATATTGCTAG TGTTCAGCCCCCGCCTGATTGGGCTGTTCCTCAGTCCTCCAGGCTGAAGTACAGACAGCTTTTTAACTCCCATGACAAGATGATGAGTGGACACCTCACAG GTCCCCAGGCTCGCACTATCCTGATGCAGTCCAGTCTTCCTCAGGGACAGCTGGCCACGATATG gAGTCTATCAGATATCGACCAGGATGGAAAGCTAACAGCTGAGGAATTTATCTTAGCCATGCACCTCATAGATATGGCTATGTCAGGGCTACCGCTCCCCCCGGTGTTACCGCCAGATTACCTCCCACCCACATTCAG GCGTGTGCGAAGTGACAGTGTTCAGTCGGACCAGAAGAGCGTCCAGGAGGAGTTAGAGGAGGAGGCGGAGAGCAGCCAGGACAAGAAATTACCAG TGACGTTTGAGGATAAGAAGAGGGAGAACTTTGAGCGAGGAAACCTGGAGTTGGAGAAGAGACGTCAGGCTCTGCAGGAGCAGCAGAGGAAAGAGCAGGAGAGGCTGGCAGCgctggagagagaggagcaggagagaaaG GAGCGTGAGCGTCTGGAGAATGAGAGGAGACGACAACACGAACTCGAAAGACAactggagagacagagagagctggagaggcagagagaagaggagagacgcaaagagatagagaggagagag GCTGCTAAGCGTGAATTAGAGCGCCAGCGTCAGTTGGAGTGGGAGCGTCAGCGTCGCCAGGAGCTTCTGACTCAAAGAAACCGAGAGCAGGAGAGTATCGTGCTGCTCAAAGCCAGGAAGAAGACCCTGGAGTTTGAACTGGAGGCTCTG AATGATAAGAAGTCCCAATTGGAGGGCAAGCTGAAGGATGTTCGGTTTCGTCTGTCAGCTCAGCGGAGAGAGGTGGAGCAGACCAATCAGACCAGAGAAACGCGCATTGCTGAAATCACCCTGCtacaacagcagctgcag GACTCCCAGCAGTGGTTGGGGAGGCTAATTCCTGATAAACAGAGTCTCAATGACCAGCTGAAACAGGTTCAACAGAACAGTCTGCATC GTGACAGTCTATCGTCCCTGCAAAAGGCTGTGGAGCAGAAGGAGACCAGCAGACAGCAGCTCAGAGAACAGCTGGATgctgtggagagagagacaagggcCAAACTGCTGGAAATAGACGCTTTCAACACCCAGCTGAAG TCTCTGTGTGAGTTCTATGCCAACCACTGTGCCAGGATAGAAGCCCTGCGACGCCAGCTTCACGAggaacagagagggagacag GAGCTGAGGGAAATCCACAGCCGGCagcagaggcagagacagagggagctGGAAGGAGACACacccacactgacacacacacaccctcacttACACACCCCGATCGAGAGGAAGTCTGCTGAACTACAGGACAGCAG gTTGTCATCGGAGGAAGCCGTGGCCTGGAGGGATGAAGCAGCCAGCTCCGCCCCCAGCGCTCCTagccctccctccatctctgtaCCACATGCCTGGCTAAACAGAGTGActcaggaagaggaggagaggaagaggagaggggtggaggaggaagaggaggaggaggagggccagAAAGGGGCAGGATCAGCAGAAGAGAAGGAGGATGAGGGGAGAGGCAAGAAGGACATGCAGGAGAAACTGAGCAAGCTGTTCAGCCAGCCGGCCGACCCCTGGGCCTCAACAG TAGAGAAGGCTCCGGTACCCAGTCTGTTTGACCAGAAGGCACCAGTCACTAGCTTTGACCAGCATCAGCAGCCAGTGAAGGTGGTCTACTACAGGGCTCTATATCCATTTGATGCTCGCAGCCATGATGAGATTAGTATCGCTCCCGGAGATGTAATCATG GTGAAGGGGGAATGG GTGGATGAATCCCAAACAGGTGAACCCGGTTGGCTGGGAGGAGAGCTGAGGGGCCGTACCGGCTGGTTCCCAGCTAATTACGCTGAACGGATACCCGACAGTGAAGCACCAATCAGCCTGCGTGCTACAGCCTCAGCCACACCCCCGTCAGCCAAGCAGCCGTTATCCACGCCTCCCCCCGCACCTGGACAGACCTCCTCCTCCACGTCCTCCGCCAACAGTAACTGGGCTGACTTCAGCACCAC GTGGCCCACCAACACAGCCAGTCAGTCAGACAGCGAGGGATGGGACGCGTGGCCGACCTCTTCAACCAGTCAGAATCCTTCGCTCAGTGTTCCCTCAGCGCAGCTACGGCAACGCTCTGCCTTCACACCTGCTACCCTCAGGACGggctcctctccttctcctgtgcTGGGACAG GGGGAGAAGGTCGAGGGTCTCCAGGCTCAGGCCTTGTATCCCTGGAGAGCGAAGAAGGACAACCACCTCAACTTCAACAAAAATGAG ATAATAACCGTGTTGGAGCAGCAGGACATGTGGTGGCTAGGTGAACTGCAGACCGGACAGAGAGGCTGGTTCCCCAAAAGTTACGTCAAGCTAATCTCCGCCACCATGACGCCTCCCCCTGGTCCCACAGCACGCAGCAAAAACACTAG TGAGTCTGGAGTATCAGAAAGCCCACCCAATGGAAAACGCCCCTCCCCTTCCCCAACAAAACCTTCCGAGTCTGGAGAAG AGTACGTGGCCATGTACACCTACGAGAGCAGTGAACAGGGGGACCTGAGTTTCCAGCAAGGAGACGTCGTCATGGTGACCAGGAAAGAAGGGGACTGGTGGACGGGCATGGTCGGGGGCAAGACTGGAGTCTTCCCTTCCAATTATGTCAAGCCACGAGACTCGGCCTCAGAG TCTTTCGGACCAGCAGGGAAGACGGGCAGCCTGGGAAAGAAACCAG AGATCGCTCAGGTGATCGCCCCCTACAGTGCTACCGGCGCAGAGCAGCTGACCTTAGCTCCAGGACAGCTCATCCTCATCAGAAAAAAGAACCCGGGGGGCTGGTGGGAGGGTGAGCTCCAG gCCCGGGGGAAGAAGCGCCAGATAGGTTGGTTTCCGGCCAACtatgtgaagctgctcagtcCCAGCACCAGCAAGACGACGCCCACAGAGCCCACCCCTCCAAAACTGGCTCCTGCCAGCACAGGTACTCATACAG CTGTGTGTCAGGTGATCGGCATGTACGACTACGTGGCCCAGAACGACGACGAGCTGGCCTTCCTGAAGGGTCAGGTGATCACGGTGCTCAAcaaagacgactgtgattggtggaAAGGAGAGCTCAACGGGCGGGAGGGTCTGTTTCCCAGCAACTACGTCAAACTCACCACGGATACCGACCCAAGCACGCAGT GA